In Paroedura picta isolate Pp20150507F chromosome 1, Ppicta_v3.0, whole genome shotgun sequence, the following are encoded in one genomic region:
- the LOC143819441 gene encoding nephrocan-like, protein MLAFYILFLLFPLHSDVAATCPRKCNCDLSRRVQCYRVGQMPKEIASTTRRLYISHSKIQQLQISDVSRMPALEEFVLTCSGTESVERNAFKALAALRILELWKNKLRHIPTLLPANLEVLKLGDNLIGVLNESNFEGLKKLRVLDMQNNPILAFSSSALSSLSSLQSLTLDGNNMESVSGPLNLLNLKYLSMENNKLQSFPGSFFTTLHTLLFLNLNGNLLTKTPPNLPKSLLSLRLERNQLKMLRSEDVKQLANLSELCLSENQLSSVDGTQFLSSLTRLELAGNQLQRIPVNLPATLQKIDFSNNLIEKIKVQDFQNLQDLKHLFLDNNVVKMFEDGALQRCTLLSNLALEQNLLNSIPLSLPLTLARLDLKGNNIQRIQEQELKNLGQLQVLNLRNNKITALDHGLLKHLPRLRHLYLEGNPWNCTCALFQTRRVLTAKGTDVKGGQCSAPTESKGDSWMSSKRILRLCIHDNLYSDKEAKEIVKKEHADNPSILKVDTDDYYDYETD, encoded by the exons ATGCTGgcattttacattttattccttTTGTTTCCCTTGCACAGTGATGTTGCTGCCACATGCCCACGAAAATGCAACTGCGACTTGTCAAGGAGAGTGCAATGCTATAGAGTTGGACAGATGCCTAAAGAGATTGCTTCCACTACCAGGAGACTTTACATCAGCCACAGCAAAATTCAACAGCTCCAG ATTTCTGATGTCAGTCGAATGCCTGCCCTTGAAGAGTTTGTTCTAACCTGCAGTGGGACAGAATCAGTGGAGAGGAATGCTTTCAAGGCGCTGGCTGCCTTAAGGATACTGGAACTCTGGAAGAATAAACTGAGACATATACCTACCTTGCTCCCAGCAAACCTTGAAGTATTGAAGCTTGGTGACAATTTAATAGGTGTTCTAAATGAGTCCAATTTTGAaggcttaaaaaaattaagagttCTTGATATGCAAAACAATCCAATTTTGGCTTTTTCTTCTAGTGCCCTTTCCTCCCTTAGCAGTTTACAGAGTTTGACTTTGGATGGTAATAATATGGAATCCGTGTCAGGACCACTCAACCTTCTTAACCTGAAGTACTTGAGTATGGAGAATAATAAACTGCAGTCTTTTCCAGGAAGCTTTTTCACAACTCTCCACACTCTTTTGTTCCTCAATTTAAATGGCAACTTGCTAACCAAAACCCCTCCAAACTTGCCCAAATCCTTATTATCACTCAGGTTAGAGAGAAATCAACTAAAAATGCTAAGGTCTGAAGATGTGAAACAACTTGCAAATCTGTCGGAACTTTGCTTGTCTGAAAACCAGCTTTCCTCAGTTGATGGAACCCAGTTTCTTTCCAGCCTGACGAGGCTGGAACTGGCTGGAAACCAGCTCCAAAGAATTCCAGTCAATCTCCCAGCCACATTACAAAAGATTGACTTCAGCAATAACCTGATTGAGAAAATTAAAGTCCAAGATTTCCAGAATCTCCAGGATCTTAAACATTTGTTTCTTGACAACAATGTTGTTAAGATGTTTGAGGATGGGGCACTTCAGAGATGCACACTACTGTCTAACCTAGCACTTGAGCAAAACTTACTTAATTCTATACCACTAAG CCTTCCACTCACTCTGGCCAGACTAGATCTGAAAGGAAACAACATACAAAGAATTCAAGAGCAAGAACTGAAGAATTTAGGGCAGCTACAGGTTTTGAATCTACGCAACAACAAGATAACTGCCCTGGATCATGGCCTCTTGAAACATTTGCCCCGCCTCAGGCATCTGTATCTGGAAGGCAACCCGTGGAATTGCACTTGTGCACTCTTCCAAACTAGAAGAGTGCTCACAGCCAAAGGCACAGATGTCAAAGGGGGGCAGTGCTCTGCCCCCACTGAGAGCAAGGGAGACAGCTGGATGTCCTCAAAAAGGATTCTGCGTTTGTGCATTCATGACAACCTCTATTCTGACAAAGAGGCCAAGGAAATAGTAAAGAAAGAACATGCTGATAATCCTTCCATTCTCAAAGTGGACACagatgattattatgattatgaaaCAGATTAA